GTAATGGGATTACAATTGAGGGTAAACTTGCGATTATAGAAAATGGAATGGAACAAAAAGAATTAGAAGATTGGAAGAATAGTTTATCAAAAACGGAGTTTCCAGGTGAGGTCCAACAGGAACTCTCCCAAGCAGCGAAAACGCTTTTACCTATAACGACCTTGAAGGAAGAAGTATTGGGGGATGAGAAATTTCAGGAATATTTTAAAGTAGAAAGTCACGATATTGATGAGTTAGCTGAATTAAAAGCAGACAAAAGTTATTCTGCCATCATAGAAGTGCCTGAAGACTATACATTTCAAATGCTCAATAGTATGTTACTGAATGAAGAAGAAACACCAACACTGCTATTACATGTAAATGAAGGGAAGTCATTATCTTCTAATATTATAGAAGGTGTATTAAAGGACTTTCAGAAACAATACACTCTTATCACAAATTTAGGAAAAGCCAATTTAATCGATGAGAATTTTTCTCAGGCGATAAATGTTAACACGACTGTACAATCAGTGGAGGAACGGGAAACAGTCTCTTCTCTAAGCTATTATACAGTGGGAATGAGTGTCATGTTTGTACTTTACATTGCATCAAACATTAGTTCGTTTTCATATCAAGAAAAGAGAATGCACGTATTTGATCGTATTTTGCTTGCTAATGTTTCTAAATGGACGTATATGCTTAGTATTATGTTTGCAGGCATGATTTTAACTTTTCTACAGCTTTCCATTTTATTTGGACTTTCCGCAGTGATTTATAATGTGACATGGCCGAATTGGGTCAATTTATTTGTAATTATGGTTGCGTTAAGTTTTGCAGTCGGTGGCATCGCTGTTTTGCTAGCATCGATTAACTATCGGATGAATTCAGAGACATTTTCAAGCTTCTTTTCAACCGTACTTGTTACGATTTTTGCCTTTTTAGGAGGTAGCTTTGTACCGATTACGAATATTTCGAATTTGTTAAGTAGGATGGGAAGCTTTACACCGAATGGAGCAGGGATGGTTGCTCTTCTTCAAACATTGCAAGGTTATAGTTTGGCAGAAGTAGGGCAGCCGATTTGGACGATGACTATATTTGGTGCTGTGATGATCGTGATTGCTGTTTTTAGTTTCCCTAAAAGGGGAGGGGTATGATGAAAGGAATTTTAATTACAAAGTGTCAACTGTTTATCCGTAAACCATGGACGTTTGTCATTATGTTTTTTGTCTGTATAATGTTTGCCTATTTCATGGGGAAAGGGACTCCACAGATTTATGTTCCCGTCAAAAGTAACCTTACTGAATCGGAAACGTTGGAGCTCATGGAAGACTTACAAGCATCTGATGTATTTGTTTTTAAGGAAACCT
The DNA window shown above is from Bacillus spongiae and carries:
- a CDS encoding ABC transporter permease, whose translation is MLWTFIRKELLLFIRNPRELFVLLVLPFLLITILGLALGGLTKSNGITIEGKLAIIENGMEQKELEDWKNSLSKTEFPGEVQQELSQAAKTLLPITTLKEEVLGDEKFQEYFKVESHDIDELAELKADKSYSAIIEVPEDYTFQMLNSMLLNEEETPTLLLHVNEGKSLSSNIIEGVLKDFQKQYTLITNLGKANLIDENFSQAINVNTTVQSVEERETVSSLSYYTVGMSVMFVLYIASNISSFSYQEKRMHVFDRILLANVSKWTYMLSIMFAGMILTFLQLSILFGLSAVIYNVTWPNWVNLFVIMVALSFAVGGIAVLLASINYRMNSETFSSFFSTVLVTIFAFLGGSFVPITNISNLLSRMGSFTPNGAGMVALLQTLQGYSLAEVGQPIWTMTIFGAVMIVIAVFSFPKRGGV